The Marinilongibacter aquaticus genome has a window encoding:
- a CDS encoding glycoside hydrolase family 43 protein, which yields MKSTLFPLGLALATFTLACHSAEQTEEKKTEGESPEPISQPLVSEIYTADPSAHVFEGKIYVYPSHDIDVGIPDDDLGSQYAMKDYRVLSMDKPGGEVQVHGVALDIADVPWAGRQMWAPDAAEKDGKYYLYFPAKDKEDIFHIGVAVGDKPEGPFVAEPEPIPGSISMDPAVFQDDDGSYYMYFGGIWGGQLQYWSTGELVKTEEQPADNEPGLLPKVAQLNADMKTFVQAPKDLQIWDENGAVILSGNHDKRFFEASWMHKYEGKYYFSYSTGDTHKIVYAVGDNPFGPFTYKGVVLNPVQGWTNHHSIVEFEGQWYLFYHDTQLSGKNHLRNVKMTPLRHLDDGSIETITAYK from the coding sequence ATGAAGAGTACATTATTTCCACTTGGCTTGGCTTTAGCCACTTTTACCCTTGCTTGCCATTCGGCCGAACAAACAGAAGAGAAGAAAACGGAAGGGGAATCTCCCGAACCCATTTCTCAACCTTTGGTTTCCGAAATTTATACCGCAGACCCTTCGGCTCATGTATTTGAGGGCAAGATCTATGTCTATCCGTCGCACGATATCGATGTAGGCATTCCAGACGACGACCTAGGCTCGCAGTATGCCATGAAAGATTACCGCGTGCTTTCAATGGATAAGCCGGGCGGGGAAGTGCAGGTTCACGGAGTGGCCTTGGATATTGCCGACGTGCCTTGGGCGGGAAGGCAAATGTGGGCTCCCGATGCCGCCGAAAAGGACGGTAAATATTATCTGTATTTTCCGGCAAAGGATAAAGAAGACATTTTTCATATCGGAGTGGCTGTGGGCGATAAGCCCGAAGGACCTTTTGTGGCCGAACCTGAACCCATTCCGGGCAGCATCAGCATGGATCCGGCGGTTTTTCAAGACGACGACGGAAGCTATTACATGTATTTCGGTGGGATTTGGGGCGGACAGTTGCAGTATTGGTCGACTGGCGAATTGGTGAAAACAGAAGAACAGCCGGCCGACAATGAGCCTGGACTTTTGCCGAAAGTGGCTCAATTGAATGCAGATATGAAAACTTTTGTCCAAGCTCCAAAGGATTTGCAAATATGGGATGAAAATGGTGCAGTGATTCTTTCTGGCAATCACGACAAACGTTTCTTTGAGGCTTCGTGGATGCACAAATACGAGGGCAAGTACTATTTCAGCTACTCCACGGGCGATACGCACAAGATCGTGTATGCAGTGGGCGATAACCCTTTTGGGCCCTTTACATACAAGGGTGTGGTGCTCAACCCTGTACAAGGCTGGACCAACCACCATTCCATTGTAGAATTTGAGGGGCAATGGTATTTGTTTTATCACGATACGCAGCTTAGCGGGAAAAACCACCTGCGTAATGTAAAAATGACGCCATTGCGGCATTTGGACGACGGCTCAATCGAGACGATCACGGCGTATAAATAG
- a CDS encoding RNA recognition motif domain-containing protein has protein sequence MDIFVTNLPFKITEEELKNFFETYGTVEGVNLVKDHKTRQNKGYGFVSMPNEAEGKKAIAKANGSELGGRNISVSLSQKKEEKKEETKNALPFWKRKVKPKQKLVTFDGDKEPEVRKKKKGQGRGTKY, from the coding sequence ATGGATATATTCGTCACCAATCTGCCTTTCAAGATCACAGAAGAAGAGTTGAAAAATTTCTTCGAAACATACGGCACTGTGGAAGGAGTCAATCTGGTTAAAGACCACAAAACCCGCCAAAACAAAGGCTATGGTTTCGTGTCTATGCCCAATGAAGCCGAAGGCAAGAAGGCAATTGCCAAGGCCAACGGCTCGGAGCTTGGTGGCCGAAACATCAGCGTGAGCCTTTCACAGAAAAAAGAAGAGAAGAAAGAGGAAACAAAAAATGCTTTGCCTTTTTGGAAAAGAAAAGTGAAACCGAAGCAAAAACTGGTGACATTCGACGGCGACAAAGAACCCGAAGTGCGTAAAAAGAAAAAAGGGCAAGGGCGAGGCACAAAATATTGA
- a CDS encoding AGE family epimerase/isomerase → MTLPNFKNEVRDEFFNLLDFWINYAVDQKNGGFYGTIDKDNKPHFTNKSCVAISRILWGFSASIHFLKNHKELAESGTYIKKLEPLCKRAFDYLTQHFWDKEYGGVYWQVDAQGQPQTPKKQIYAHSFYVYGMSEYYRATAYAPAKEQALKCFKAIVDHAYDKQNGGYIEAYNQDWSETDDYILSKGQSRKSMNTHLHVLECFTNLYRIDQSESVRFHLKHCLETVLYKIIGKNETHQTLFFNDTWQPQVDIVSFGHDIEASWLILEAAEVLGDEELLDFCKSKCLELASHSTDGLQADGGMIYERDRKTQHENDSRDWWVMAEAMVGFYNAYQMSGKVIYLTRAQRSWDFIQNHLIDHEKGEWFGGVNAEHKVVNTTKASPWKAPYHNLRSCMEIYRRIG, encoded by the coding sequence ATGACCCTTCCTAACTTCAAAAACGAGGTTCGTGATGAATTTTTCAACCTTCTCGACTTCTGGATAAATTATGCTGTAGACCAAAAAAACGGCGGATTCTACGGTACAATTGACAAAGACAACAAGCCGCATTTTACAAACAAATCTTGCGTGGCCATAAGCCGCATACTTTGGGGTTTCAGTGCATCCATTCACTTTTTGAAAAACCACAAAGAACTCGCCGAAAGCGGAACATACATAAAAAAACTTGAGCCGCTCTGCAAGCGGGCCTTTGATTACCTCACCCAGCACTTTTGGGATAAAGAATACGGCGGTGTGTATTGGCAAGTAGATGCCCAAGGGCAACCGCAAACGCCCAAAAAGCAAATTTATGCCCACAGCTTTTATGTATACGGCATGAGTGAGTACTACCGGGCCACAGCTTATGCTCCGGCAAAAGAACAGGCACTGAAATGTTTCAAGGCCATTGTAGACCATGCCTACGACAAACAAAACGGAGGATATATCGAAGCCTACAACCAAGATTGGTCGGAAACGGACGATTATATTCTTTCGAAAGGGCAATCGCGGAAATCGATGAACACCCACCTCCACGTGCTCGAATGTTTCACCAACCTCTACCGCATCGACCAGTCGGAAAGTGTGCGTTTTCATCTCAAACATTGCCTCGAAACTGTTTTGTATAAAATCATTGGCAAAAACGAAACCCACCAGACCTTGTTTTTCAATGACACTTGGCAGCCTCAAGTGGATATCGTATCCTTTGGCCATGATATCGAGGCGAGCTGGCTGATTTTGGAAGCCGCAGAGGTATTGGGCGATGAAGAGCTCTTGGATTTCTGCAAAAGCAAATGCCTCGAACTCGCTTCCCATTCCACCGATGGGCTGCAGGCCGATGGCGGGATGATCTACGAAAGAGACCGCAAAACACAGCACGAAAACGATTCTCGCGATTGGTGGGTGATGGCCGAAGCCATGGTCGGGTTTTACAATGCCTATCAAATGTCTGGCAAGGTGATTTACCTTACACGTGCTCAACGCAGCTGGGATTTCATTCAAAACCACCTCATCGACCATGAAAAAGGCGAATGGTTTGGCGGTGTGAATGCCGAGCACAAAGTGGTGAACACCACAAAAGCCAGCCCTTGGAAAGCCCCCTACCATAACCTGAGGTCCTGCATGGAAATTTACAGGAGAATTGGCTAA
- a CDS encoding VCBS repeat-containing protein, whose product MKNLLSVFALAFLALACEKENKALFSEIPVEHSQIYFENRIVENEQYNVFDFHNLYNGGGVALVDVNQDDLLDIYLTGNQVTDKLYLNRGNFEFEDISEAAGIVSSDWSTGVAIADVNGDGLPDIYVCKSGNEEGKKHQDKLYINDGDLHFREEAQARGIVDTCYSTHAAFVDFDKDGDMDLYVLTTSNIIRNPNLLHKKDHYGDYALDKLYINDGKGHFTEEGKKRGIDQNTHGLGLAVGDINGDGWEDFFASSDFLPNDVVYINNQDGTFSEMAKELLPYQSRFSMGNDLGDLDNDGLLDIITVDMLPPDNLRQKRMLMTSYHVFETEQTLDYQAEFARNMLFKNLGTDQNGLSHFTEIGQLTGLAATDWSWAPLFVDLDNDGLKDVYVSNGYLRDVTNSDFVANNLNFSQSAISKSDMRNFMNQSALRLPKLESKNQFFRQTAPLAFEEKTESWIAEKPNFSNGAIFGDLDNDGDLDYVCSNINAKISLYRNESRNRHLSIKLEGKQGNIFGQGARISVEIEGQKQTYIQNLSRGYRSSFSPEIIVGCGKAEKIDRVEIVWPSGMSEIRENIPTNEKIVLKESEATKPAKPEYKTLALFEEIPSAVSHKETEFIDYYRENLLLHKYSKPGPAVAKADLDGDGFDDLFVGGNTNLQQKIYTSEATEVWSQPSLGEDADALFFDANKDGMPDLYVVSGSNEFDHYQDQLLINKGQYRFEKAVLPSMDIPGKCAVSFDFDQDGDQDILRIGAVLPGAFPKVAQSFLLINENGQFKAQAFGNLGLATAVQSVDLNKDQWPDIVVVGEFMAPQIWLNQKGQFEKMDALDTLKGLWNTVEAADLDQDGYTDLILGNIGKNYRYTFDEQHPLSINETENGKGFLPSYFLQGVEYPLSNRDELIRQFPFLRAKFPDYESYAQANMESLRNDFPLSKLKANKMQSLILWNKEGKGFDVQLLPEEVQQSPVQAILAIDYNKDQKIDLLLAGNDLSIEPINAGFVEGSKGVLLENLGNRAFKSITNTESGIWLDGQTKALRKMSTKKGDQILAARNDLYFKFYRLKSNP is encoded by the coding sequence TTGAAAAATCTGCTGTCTGTATTCGCCCTTGCTTTTTTGGCTTTGGCCTGTGAGAAAGAAAATAAAGCCTTGTTTTCCGAAATTCCTGTGGAGCATTCTCAGATATATTTCGAAAACCGCATTGTGGAAAACGAGCAATACAATGTATTCGATTTTCACAACCTCTACAATGGTGGCGGCGTAGCCCTTGTCGATGTAAACCAAGATGATTTGCTCGATATTTACCTGACGGGAAATCAGGTGACGGACAAACTGTATTTGAATCGGGGCAATTTCGAATTCGAAGACATTTCTGAGGCGGCTGGAATTGTAAGCTCCGATTGGTCGACCGGCGTGGCCATTGCCGATGTAAATGGCGACGGCCTTCCCGATATTTATGTCTGCAAATCGGGCAACGAAGAGGGCAAAAAACACCAAGATAAGCTTTACATAAACGATGGCGACCTGCATTTCAGAGAAGAAGCCCAAGCCCGGGGGATAGTAGACACCTGCTATTCCACGCATGCAGCCTTTGTCGACTTCGATAAAGACGGCGACATGGATTTGTACGTACTCACCACATCCAACATTATTCGCAACCCAAACCTCTTGCACAAAAAGGACCATTACGGCGACTATGCTCTGGACAAACTCTATATCAACGACGGCAAGGGGCATTTTACCGAAGAAGGAAAAAAACGCGGCATCGACCAGAACACCCACGGTTTAGGCCTAGCCGTAGGCGACATAAACGGCGACGGCTGGGAAGACTTTTTTGCCTCCAGCGATTTCTTGCCCAACGATGTAGTGTATATCAACAATCAAGACGGCACTTTCTCTGAAATGGCCAAAGAATTGTTACCCTATCAGAGCCGCTTTTCCATGGGCAACGACCTCGGAGATTTGGACAACGACGGCCTTTTGGACATCATTACCGTGGATATGCTTCCACCCGACAACCTCCGGCAAAAGAGGATGTTGATGACTTCGTACCATGTGTTTGAAACCGAACAAACTTTGGATTATCAAGCAGAATTTGCCCGAAACATGCTGTTTAAAAATTTGGGCACCGACCAAAATGGCCTCAGCCATTTCACTGAAATTGGGCAACTTACGGGCCTTGCCGCGACAGACTGGTCTTGGGCTCCTCTGTTTGTCGATCTCGACAACGACGGACTGAAAGATGTCTACGTGAGCAACGGCTATCTGCGTGATGTCACCAACTCCGACTTTGTGGCCAACAATTTAAATTTCAGCCAAAGTGCAATTTCGAAAAGCGACATGCGGAATTTCATGAACCAAAGTGCCCTCCGTCTTCCGAAACTCGAAAGCAAAAATCAGTTTTTCAGGCAAACTGCTCCACTGGCTTTCGAAGAAAAAACCGAATCTTGGATAGCGGAAAAACCCAACTTCTCGAATGGGGCAATCTTTGGCGATTTGGACAACGACGGTGATTTAGATTATGTGTGCAGCAACATCAACGCCAAAATTTCGCTCTACCGTAACGAAAGCCGAAACCGACACCTGAGCATCAAACTGGAAGGAAAACAGGGAAATATTTTTGGACAAGGAGCCCGAATTTCGGTCGAAATTGAAGGCCAAAAGCAAACTTATATCCAAAACCTTTCTCGTGGATACCGCTCTTCGTTTTCGCCCGAAATAATTGTAGGGTGCGGGAAAGCCGAAAAAATCGATCGCGTCGAAATCGTGTGGCCCTCGGGAATGTCTGAAATACGCGAAAATATTCCCACCAACGAAAAAATTGTGCTCAAAGAAAGCGAGGCCACAAAACCCGCCAAGCCCGAGTACAAAACCCTTGCCCTTTTTGAGGAAATACCAAGTGCCGTTTCACACAAAGAAACAGAATTCATCGATTATTATCGCGAGAATTTACTGCTGCACAAATATTCAAAGCCCGGACCAGCTGTGGCCAAAGCCGACTTAGATGGCGATGGCTTCGACGACTTGTTCGTCGGGGGGAACACCAATCTTCAGCAAAAAATTTACACCTCGGAAGCCACAGAAGTTTGGAGCCAGCCCAGCCTGGGAGAAGATGCAGACGCTCTTTTCTTTGACGCAAACAAGGACGGCATGCCTGACCTTTATGTCGTTTCGGGTTCCAATGAATTCGATCATTATCAAGATCAATTGCTAATAAACAAAGGCCAATATCGGTTTGAAAAAGCCGTTTTGCCATCTATGGATATTCCCGGAAAATGTGCGGTCTCCTTTGATTTTGATCAAGATGGCGACCAAGATATTCTGCGAATCGGTGCTGTACTGCCGGGAGCGTTTCCCAAAGTAGCCCAATCCTTTTTGCTCATCAATGAAAACGGACAGTTCAAGGCCCAAGCGTTCGGGAATTTGGGACTGGCCACCGCTGTACAATCGGTCGACCTCAATAAGGACCAATGGCCAGACATTGTGGTGGTGGGCGAATTTATGGCTCCTCAAATTTGGCTAAACCAAAAGGGCCAATTCGAAAAAATGGATGCCCTGGATACGCTGAAAGGACTTTGGAATACCGTGGAAGCCGCGGATTTAGATCAGGACGGCTATACCGATTTAATCCTCGGAAACATTGGAAAAAATTACCGTTACACTTTCGACGAGCAGCATCCGCTGAGCATAAACGAAACAGAGAACGGGAAAGGCTTTTTGCCTTCCTATTTCTTGCAGGGAGTGGAATATCCACTTTCGAACAGGGATGAGCTGATCAGACAATTTCCCTTTCTGCGTGCAAAATTTCCAGACTACGAAAGCTACGCACAAGCCAATATGGAAAGCCTGCGAAACGATTTTCCTCTCTCCAAGCTCAAAGCCAATAAAATGCAGAGCCTTATTCTTTGGAACAAAGAAGGGAAAGGTTTTGATGTACAACTCTTGCCAGAAGAAGTGCAACAAAGCCCCGTACAGGCCATTTTGGCGATCGACTACAACAAGGATCAAAAAATCGATTTACTTCTGGCCGGAAACGACCTGAGCATTGAGCCGATAAACGCCGGCTTTGTGGAGGGCAGTAAAGGGGTCTTGTTGGAAAACCTTGGGAATCGGGCATTTAAAAGTATAACGAATACCGAATCGGGAATTTGGCTCGACGGCCAAACCAAGGCCCTACGGAAAATGAGCACAAAAAAAGGCGACCAAATTTTGGCCGCCCGAAATGACTTATACTTTAAGTTTTATCGCCTAAAGAGCAATCCTTAA
- a CDS encoding tail fiber domain-containing protein has protein sequence MRTKLPLFTLLMCLCLLLQSQVSIKKQDQELNQAIQTQNEAKAVQDQVIADDLIVQFSLCVGVDCVNGENFGADTFRMKENNLRIHADDTSNSSSFPNNDWRLVFNDQSNGGANKFTIEDATAGRSIMTIEAGGPNNSLYVDNAGNIGRKTSNPALDFHTVNGNTPGIRLEQDGSSGFTPQTWDLAGNEANFFVRDVTNGSKLPFRIFPNSPDKAFEIAPGGVTIKNVSLIQPSSPSDARLKDRVVSLEDATKVLQQLYPKSFFYSKRAVKEFGFPSDEQLGLIAQDVEKVLPNLINEIRFEDVNESYKTVEYESLISLLIQGFKEQQALIESQEAKIKKLESEVAAYASLEDRIMQLEASVSKSKNAK, from the coding sequence ATGAGAACAAAACTACCACTCTTTACACTGCTTATGTGTTTGTGCTTATTGCTGCAGTCGCAAGTAAGTATCAAAAAGCAGGACCAAGAACTGAATCAAGCTATTCAAACTCAAAACGAAGCCAAGGCCGTACAAGACCAAGTGATTGCAGATGATTTGATTGTACAATTTAGCCTTTGTGTAGGCGTGGATTGTGTGAACGGTGAAAATTTTGGTGCGGATACTTTTCGCATGAAAGAAAATAATTTGCGTATACATGCCGACGATACCAGTAACTCGTCTTCTTTTCCGAATAATGATTGGCGTTTAGTGTTCAACGATCAATCAAATGGAGGAGCAAACAAATTCACCATAGAAGACGCCACAGCGGGAAGATCGATAATGACCATTGAAGCAGGGGGGCCTAATAATAGCCTTTATGTAGACAATGCAGGTAATATTGGCAGGAAAACAAGTAACCCCGCTTTGGATTTTCATACCGTGAATGGAAACACGCCTGGAATACGTTTGGAGCAAGACGGCTCTTCGGGTTTTACTCCTCAAACTTGGGATTTGGCCGGAAACGAGGCGAACTTTTTTGTTCGTGATGTCACCAATGGAAGTAAGCTTCCGTTTAGGATTTTCCCCAATTCACCAGATAAGGCTTTTGAAATCGCCCCAGGTGGCGTGACTATAAAGAATGTCTCCTTGATACAGCCTTCTTCGCCTTCGGATGCAAGATTGAAGGATCGGGTCGTGTCTTTGGAAGATGCCACTAAAGTGTTGCAGCAGCTTTATCCAAAGTCTTTCTTTTATAGTAAGAGGGCGGTGAAGGAGTTTGGTTTTCCGAGTGACGAACAACTTGGCTTGATTGCTCAAGATGTTGAGAAAGTCTTGCCGAACCTTATCAATGAAATTCGCTTTGAGGATGTAAATGAATCGTATAAAACGGTAGAATATGAGTCACTCATTTCCCTATTGATCCAAGGCTTTAAAGAGCAGCAAGCCTTAATTGAAAGCCAAGAGGCTAAAATCAAAAAATTGGAATCGGAAGTAGCCGCATATGCTTCTTTGGAAGACCGCATTATGCAACTCGAGGCTTCTGTATCTAAATCTAAAAACGCTAAATAG